One part of the Heptranchias perlo isolate sHepPer1 chromosome 10, sHepPer1.hap1, whole genome shotgun sequence genome encodes these proteins:
- the arf6b gene encoding ADP-ribosylation factor 6b, which translates to MGKVLSKIFGNKEMRILMLGLDAAGKTTILYKLKLGQSVTTIPTVGFNVETVTYKNVKFNVWDVGGQDKIRPLWRHYYTGTQGLIFVVDCADRDRIDEARQELLRIINDREMREAIILIFANKQDLPDAMKPHEIQEKLGLTRIRDRNWYVQPSCATSGDGLFEGLTWLTSNYKSK; encoded by the coding sequence ATGGGAAAGGTTTTGTCGAAGATATTCGGGAACAAGGAGATGCGTATATTGATGCTTGGACTTGACGCCGCCGGTAAGACCACGATCCTCTACAAATTAAAACTGGGTCAGTCTGTCACCACCATCCCCACTGTGGGCTTCaacgtggagacagtgacttaCAAGAACGTGAAATTCAATGTTTGGGACGTGGGTGGTCAGGATAAAATCAGGCCTCTGTGGCGGCACTACTACACCGGAACCCAGGGATTAATATTTGTGGTAGACTGTGCCGACAGAGATCGGATAGACGAGGCCAGGCAAGAGCTCTTACGCATCATCAACGACCGGGAGATGAGAGAAGCCATCATTCTGATATTTGCAAATAAGCAAGATTTACCCGATGCCATGAAGCCGCACGAAATTCAAGAGAAATTGGGTTTAACCCGCATCCgggatagaaattggtatgtgCAGCCGTCCTGTGCCACTTCAGGAGATGGACTGTTTGAAGGTCTTACGTGGCTAACGTCCAATTACAAATCTAAATGA